The Blastococcus sp. HT6-4 genome window below encodes:
- the tilS gene encoding tRNA lysidine(34) synthetase TilS encodes MSGPPPAVAELRRAVRAGVRAGDRPVLAACSGGADSVALAAALAFEARAAGVRVGGVTVDHGLQPGSAARAESTAAVLRQLGLDPVLVLPVQVTGNGGPEAAARSARYAALADAATAHGARVALGHTLDDQAETVLLGLGRGSGPRSVAGMVVERADGGVTWWRPLLGVRRVTTRRACADQGLPVWDDPWNTDPAYTRVRLRGEVLPLLEEVLGGGVAPALARTARLLREDLDALDALADGELARLAAEAGDGTLPARPLEPLPAAVRRRVLRGWLRAAGIPDLQAVHLQAVETLVTGWRGQGPVDLPGGAGVARASGSLVLLPPGARGSSPGPAHPDEEPLP; translated from the coding sequence GTGAGCGGGCCGCCCCCCGCGGTCGCGGAGCTGCGGCGCGCCGTCCGGGCCGGCGTGCGCGCCGGCGACCGGCCGGTGCTGGCCGCCTGCAGCGGGGGAGCGGACTCCGTGGCGCTGGCCGCGGCGCTGGCCTTCGAGGCCCGCGCCGCGGGCGTGCGCGTCGGCGGGGTCACCGTCGACCACGGTCTGCAGCCTGGTTCGGCCGCGCGCGCGGAGAGCACGGCGGCGGTGCTGCGGCAGCTGGGCCTGGACCCGGTGCTCGTCCTGCCGGTGCAGGTCACCGGGAACGGCGGCCCCGAGGCCGCCGCGCGCAGCGCCCGCTACGCCGCCCTCGCCGACGCGGCCACCGCGCACGGCGCCCGGGTCGCGCTCGGGCACACGCTCGACGACCAGGCCGAGACCGTCCTGCTGGGCCTCGGCCGCGGGTCCGGCCCGCGCTCGGTCGCCGGCATGGTGGTCGAGCGGGCCGACGGCGGGGTCACCTGGTGGCGCCCGCTGCTCGGCGTGCGGCGGGTGACGACCCGCCGGGCCTGCGCCGACCAGGGGCTGCCGGTCTGGGACGACCCGTGGAACACCGATCCCGCGTACACCCGGGTGCGGCTGCGCGGCGAGGTGCTGCCGCTGCTGGAGGAGGTGCTCGGCGGCGGGGTGGCACCGGCGCTGGCCCGCACCGCGCGGCTGCTCCGCGAGGACCTCGACGCCCTCGACGCGCTGGCCGACGGCGAGCTGGCCCGGCTGGCCGCGGAGGCCGGTGACGGCACACTCCCCGCCCGCCCGCTGGAGCCGCTCCCCGCCGCGGTTCGCCGACGGGTGCTCCGGGGGTGGCTGCGCGCGGCCGGCATCCCCGACCTGCAGGCGGTGCACCTGCAGGCGGTCGAGACGCTGGTCACCGGGTGGCGCGGTCAGGGGCCGGTCGACCTACCCGGCGGCGCAGGCGTCGCCCGGGCGTCTGGCAGTCTGGTGCTGCTGCCGCCGGGCGCCCGGGGCAGTTCCCCCGGACCCGCGCACCCCGATGAGGAGCCCTTGCCGTGA
- the hpt gene encoding hypoxanthine phosphoribosyltransferase, translating into MTEPASTPGALGPDHGYGPDIDHVLLSEAQIQEKIRELAATIAADYAGREVLLVGVLKGAVLFMSDFARALQLPTQMEFMAVSSYGSSTSSSGVVRILKDLDRDITGRHVLVLEDIIDSGLTLSWLLKNLGGRSPASLEVCALLRKPDAVKVEVPVKYIGFDIPNEFVVGYGLDYAERYRDLPYIGTLKAEVYSS; encoded by the coding sequence GTGACGGAGCCTGCCAGCACTCCCGGGGCGCTGGGTCCCGACCACGGCTACGGGCCGGACATCGACCACGTGCTCCTCAGCGAGGCGCAGATCCAGGAGAAGATCCGGGAGCTGGCCGCGACGATCGCCGCCGACTACGCGGGCCGGGAGGTGCTGCTCGTCGGGGTGCTCAAGGGTGCGGTGCTCTTCATGAGCGACTTCGCCCGCGCGCTGCAGCTGCCCACCCAGATGGAGTTCATGGCGGTCTCCTCCTACGGGTCGTCGACCAGCTCCTCCGGCGTGGTCCGCATCCTCAAGGACCTCGACCGGGACATCACCGGCCGGCACGTCCTGGTCCTCGAGGACATCATCGACTCGGGCCTGACGCTGTCCTGGCTGCTGAAGAACCTCGGCGGCCGGTCGCCGGCGTCGCTCGAGGTCTGCGCGCTGCTGCGCAAGCCCGACGCGGTCAAGGTGGAGGTGCCGGTGAAGTACATCGGCTTCGACATCCCGAACGAGTTCGTCGTCGGATACGGCCTCGACTACGCCGAGCGCTACCGCGACCTGCCCTACATCGGCACGCTCAAGGCCGAGGTCTACTCCTCCTGA
- the ftsH gene encoding ATP-dependent zinc metalloprotease FtsH, which translates to MERKKIFRSVWFWVVLVILLAVTVSSVFSGNGGYQPVATSVALEQFEDGNVEAVTINDREQTLDLDLAEPVEGSQEITASYPIGAEDEVFDLAAGAEGVEFDTNVTQDNLLVSLLVSFLPFLILLLLLFWLFNSMQGGGRGVMAFGKSKAKQITKDMPKTTFDDVAGADEAIEELHEIKEFLANPVKFQAVGAKIPKGVLLFGPPGTGKTLLARAVAGEAGVPFFSISGSDFVEMFVGVGASRVRDLFTQAKENSPAIIFIDEIDAVGRQRGAGMGGGHDEREQTLNQMLVEMDGFDVKGGVILIAATNRPDVLDPALLRPGRFDRQIAVDRPDLLGRKRILEVHAKGKPLAPDVDLETVARRTPGFTGADLANVLNEAALLTARNNGSLITDATLEEAIDRVIAGPERKTRAMSEKEKKVTAYHEGGHALVAHALPNLDPVHKVTILPRGRSLGHTLVLPTEDKYTQTRSEMIDTLAYALGGRAAEELVFHEPTTGAGNDIEKATAMARAMVTQYGMSAKLGAVKYGSADSQPFMGRDMQSRPDYSEAVAADIDAEIRALIEAAHDEAWEILVEYRHVLDQLVLELIEKETLSKEDMARICAPVAKRPSLAPYNGFGKRTPSDQPPVLTPAEKAAGNGATHDTTPVGDVGAPVQR; encoded by the coding sequence ATGGAACGTAAGAAGATCTTCCGCTCCGTCTGGTTCTGGGTCGTCCTGGTCATCCTCCTGGCGGTCACGGTCTCGTCGGTGTTCAGTGGCAACGGCGGCTACCAGCCGGTTGCGACCTCGGTCGCGCTCGAGCAGTTCGAGGACGGCAACGTCGAGGCCGTCACGATCAACGACCGCGAGCAGACCCTCGACCTCGACCTGGCCGAGCCCGTCGAGGGCAGCCAGGAGATCACCGCCTCCTACCCGATCGGCGCCGAGGACGAGGTCTTCGACCTGGCGGCCGGCGCCGAGGGCGTGGAGTTCGACACCAACGTCACCCAGGACAACCTGCTGGTCAGCCTCCTGGTGAGCTTCCTGCCCTTCCTGATCCTGCTCCTGCTGCTCTTCTGGCTGTTCAACTCCATGCAGGGCGGCGGCCGCGGCGTCATGGCCTTCGGCAAGTCCAAGGCCAAGCAGATCACCAAGGACATGCCGAAGACGACGTTCGACGACGTCGCCGGCGCCGACGAGGCGATCGAGGAACTGCACGAGATCAAGGAGTTCCTCGCCAACCCGGTGAAGTTCCAGGCCGTCGGCGCGAAGATCCCCAAGGGCGTGCTGCTGTTCGGCCCGCCCGGCACCGGAAAGACGTTGCTCGCCCGCGCCGTCGCCGGTGAGGCCGGCGTGCCGTTCTTCTCCATCTCCGGGTCGGACTTCGTCGAGATGTTCGTCGGCGTCGGCGCCAGCCGGGTCCGCGACCTCTTCACCCAGGCCAAGGAGAACTCCCCGGCGATCATCTTCATCGACGAGATCGACGCCGTCGGGCGCCAGCGCGGCGCCGGCATGGGCGGCGGGCACGACGAGCGCGAGCAGACGCTGAACCAGATGCTCGTCGAGATGGACGGCTTCGACGTCAAGGGCGGGGTCATCCTGATCGCCGCCACCAACCGGCCCGACGTCCTGGACCCCGCGCTCCTGCGCCCGGGCCGCTTCGACCGGCAGATCGCCGTCGACCGGCCCGACCTGCTGGGGCGCAAGAGGATCCTCGAGGTGCACGCCAAGGGCAAGCCGCTGGCCCCCGACGTCGACCTGGAGACCGTGGCCCGCCGCACGCCCGGCTTCACCGGCGCCGACCTGGCCAACGTGCTCAACGAGGCCGCGCTGCTCACCGCCCGCAACAACGGCTCGCTGATCACCGACGCCACCCTCGAGGAGGCCATCGACCGCGTCATCGCCGGCCCCGAGCGCAAGACGCGGGCGATGAGCGAGAAGGAGAAGAAGGTCACCGCCTACCACGAGGGCGGCCACGCCCTGGTGGCGCACGCACTGCCCAACCTGGACCCGGTGCACAAGGTGACGATCCTGCCGCGCGGCCGCTCGCTGGGGCACACGCTGGTCCTGCCGACCGAGGACAAGTACACCCAGACCCGCTCGGAGATGATCGACACGCTCGCCTACGCCCTCGGCGGGCGCGCGGCCGAGGAGCTGGTCTTCCACGAGCCGACCACCGGCGCCGGCAACGACATCGAGAAGGCCACCGCCATGGCCCGCGCGATGGTCACCCAGTACGGCATGAGCGCCAAGCTCGGTGCCGTCAAGTACGGCAGCGCGGACTCCCAGCCGTTCATGGGCCGGGACATGCAGTCCCGTCCGGACTACTCCGAGGCCGTGGCCGCCGACATCGACGCGGAGATCCGCGCCCTGATCGAGGCCGCCCACGACGAGGCCTGGGAGATCCTGGTCGAGTACCGGCACGTCCTCGACCAGCTCGTCCTCGAGCTGATCGAGAAGGAGACGCTGTCCAAGGAGGACATGGCCCGCATCTGCGCGCCGGTCGCCAAGCGACCCTCCCTCGCGCCGTACAACGGCTTCGGCAAGCGCACCCCGTCGGACCAGCCGCCGGTCCTCACCCCGGCCGAGAAGGCCGCCGGGAACGGCGCCACGCACGACACCACGCCGGTCGGCGACGTCGGGGCGCCGGTCCAGAGGTGA
- the folE gene encoding GTP cyclohydrolase I FolE has translation MEPARGVDQERAAAAVRELLIAVGEDPDRPGLQDTPARVARAYAETFAGLWQDPYDILATTFDEDHDELVLVKDIPMYSTCEHHLVPFHGVAHVAYIPGADGRVTGLSKLARLVEVFARRPQVQERMTRQVADALNDALKPRGVLVVVQAEHLCMAMRGIRKPGSSTVTSAVRGIFRDNAATRSEAMSLVMRR, from the coding sequence CTGGAGCCGGCCCGCGGGGTGGACCAGGAGCGGGCCGCGGCCGCGGTGCGCGAACTGCTGATCGCGGTCGGCGAGGACCCCGACCGCCCCGGCCTGCAGGACACCCCGGCCCGCGTCGCGCGGGCGTACGCGGAGACGTTCGCCGGACTGTGGCAGGACCCGTACGACATCCTCGCGACGACGTTCGACGAGGACCACGACGAGCTGGTGCTGGTCAAGGACATCCCGATGTACTCGACCTGCGAGCACCACCTGGTGCCCTTCCACGGGGTCGCGCACGTCGCCTACATCCCGGGCGCCGACGGACGGGTCACGGGGCTGTCGAAGCTGGCCCGGCTGGTCGAGGTGTTCGCCCGCCGTCCGCAGGTTCAGGAGCGGATGACGCGGCAGGTCGCCGACGCCCTCAATGACGCGCTCAAGCCGCGCGGCGTGCTCGTCGTCGTCCAGGCCGAGCACCTGTGCATGGCCATGCGCGGCATCCGCAAGCCGGGGTCGTCGACGGTGACGTCGGCGGTCCGGGGCATCTTCCGGGACAACGCGGCGACGCGCAGCGAGGCGATGAGCCTGGTGATGCGAAGGTGA
- the folP gene encoding dihydropteroate synthase: MPRPGRCVVMGVLNVTPDSFSDGGCFADPATAIAHGLAMHAAGADYIDVGGESTRPGADRVDATEECRRVLPVIRELASAGVRTSVDTTRAEVAEAALDAGAVLVNDVSGGLADEGMAKLVADTGAPWVLMHWRGHSREMYAAARYGDVVTEVCAELTARVEDVVAAGVRPEQLVLDPGLGFAKRAEHNWALLAGLDRLVGLGLPVLVGASRKTFLGKLLAGPDGAARPAEQRDAATLATTVLAAEAGAWGVRVHDAAASVDAVHTLEVVQRVKGAGRGQQPPRPPHA, encoded by the coding sequence GTGCCCCGCCCCGGGCGGTGCGTGGTCATGGGCGTCCTGAACGTCACGCCCGACTCGTTCTCCGACGGCGGCTGCTTCGCCGACCCGGCCACCGCGATCGCCCACGGCCTGGCCATGCACGCCGCCGGCGCCGACTACATCGACGTCGGGGGGGAGTCCACCCGCCCGGGCGCCGACCGGGTGGACGCCACCGAGGAGTGCCGCCGGGTGCTGCCGGTGATCCGCGAGCTGGCCTCGGCCGGGGTGCGCACCAGCGTGGACACCACGCGGGCGGAGGTCGCCGAGGCGGCGCTCGATGCCGGAGCGGTCCTGGTCAACGACGTCAGCGGCGGGCTGGCCGACGAGGGCATGGCGAAGCTGGTGGCCGACACGGGCGCTCCGTGGGTGCTCATGCACTGGCGGGGGCACAGCCGGGAGATGTACGCGGCCGCCCGCTACGGCGACGTCGTCACCGAGGTGTGCGCCGAGCTCACCGCCCGGGTGGAGGACGTCGTCGCCGCCGGCGTGCGCCCCGAGCAGCTGGTGCTCGACCCCGGCCTCGGCTTCGCCAAGCGGGCGGAGCACAACTGGGCGCTGCTGGCCGGCCTCGACCGGCTCGTGGGCCTGGGCCTGCCGGTGCTCGTGGGCGCCTCCCGCAAGACGTTCCTCGGCAAGCTGCTCGCCGGGCCCGACGGCGCGGCCCGGCCCGCGGAGCAGCGCGACGCCGCGACGCTGGCCACCACGGTGCTCGCCGCCGAGGCCGGTGCGTGGGGTGTGCGGGTCCACGACGCCGCCGCCTCCGTGGACGCCGTCCACACCCTCGAGGTGGTCCAGCGAGTGAAGGGAGCCGGCCGTGGCCAGCAGCCACCCCGACCGCCGCACGCCTGA
- the folB gene encoding dihydroneopterin aldolase — MASSHPDRRTPDRIAVRGIRAHAHHGVYEFERERGQLFSVDAVLEVDTAAAAAADDLQLTVNYAELAQQLRAVLDGEPVNLLETLAQRLADVCLANDLVDAVEITVHKPEAELGVPFDDVTVTVRRERG; from the coding sequence GTGGCCAGCAGCCACCCCGACCGCCGCACGCCTGACCGGATCGCCGTCCGCGGCATCCGCGCGCACGCCCACCACGGGGTGTACGAATTCGAGCGCGAGCGCGGGCAGCTGTTCTCGGTCGATGCCGTGCTCGAGGTCGACACCGCGGCGGCCGCGGCAGCCGACGACCTGCAACTGACCGTCAACTACGCCGAGCTCGCCCAGCAGTTGCGCGCCGTGCTGGACGGGGAGCCGGTCAACCTGCTGGAGACCCTCGCCCAGCGGCTGGCCGACGTCTGCCTGGCCAACGACCTGGTGGACGCGGTGGAGATCACCGTGCACAAGCCGGAGGCCGAGCTGGGGGTCCCGTTCGACGACGTCACGGTCACCGTCCGGCGGGAGCGCGGGTGA
- the folK gene encoding 2-amino-4-hydroxy-6-hydroxymethyldihydropteridine diphosphokinase, producing the protein MSRAVLSLGANLGDRAGTLRTALTALADEGLVARSTLYETPPWGPVEQPPYLNAIAVVRGDRDARGWLVRAQELEQAAGRTREVRWGARTLDVDVVTVTGDDGAPVLSDDPELTLPHPRAHERAFVLVPWLTLDPTAVLPGRGKVADLVAALDPAEVAAVVRWDHLH; encoded by the coding sequence GTGAGCCGCGCCGTCCTGTCGCTGGGGGCCAACCTCGGTGACCGCGCCGGCACGCTGCGGACGGCCCTGACCGCGCTCGCCGACGAGGGCCTCGTCGCCCGCTCCACGCTGTACGAGACGCCGCCGTGGGGGCCGGTCGAGCAGCCGCCCTACCTGAACGCGATCGCCGTCGTCCGTGGTGACCGGGACGCCCGCGGCTGGCTCGTGCGGGCGCAGGAGCTGGAGCAGGCGGCCGGGCGGACCCGCGAGGTGCGCTGGGGTGCCCGCACCCTCGACGTCGACGTGGTCACCGTGACCGGGGACGACGGCGCGCCCGTGCTCTCCGACGACCCCGAGCTCACCCTGCCGCACCCCCGCGCGCACGAGCGGGCGTTCGTGCTCGTGCCGTGGCTGACCCTCGACCCCACCGCCGTCCTGCCGGGCCGCGGGAAGGTCGCCGACCTGGTGGCGGCGCTCGACCCGGCGGAGGTCGCCGCGGTCGTGCGCTGGGACCACCTGCACTGA
- a CDS encoding DUF3180 domain-containing protein, with product MTPVRRRDLVVLVLGLAVASWLLVRTWYGDLPTLHWWLPVPLAVLAVAEALGARTLRRRLSAEREARAGRGPTDSGAAAVRPVEPMLVARLAVLAQASAYVGAVFSGVWLGVLLYVVPAIGRLRSAGDDTVTALIGLVSSLALVAAALWLESSCRVPPGSTDDEPHGAPSS from the coding sequence ATGACCCCTGTCCGGCGCCGCGACCTCGTCGTCCTCGTCCTCGGGCTGGCCGTCGCGTCGTGGTTGCTCGTGCGCACCTGGTACGGCGATCTGCCGACCCTGCACTGGTGGCTGCCGGTGCCGCTGGCCGTGCTGGCGGTGGCCGAGGCGCTCGGCGCGCGCACCCTGCGCAGGCGGCTGTCCGCGGAGCGGGAGGCGCGCGCCGGCCGGGGCCCGACCGACAGCGGCGCCGCGGCGGTGCGCCCCGTCGAGCCAATGCTGGTGGCCCGCCTGGCGGTGCTGGCGCAGGCCAGCGCCTACGTGGGTGCGGTGTTCAGCGGGGTCTGGCTCGGCGTGCTGCTCTACGTCGTCCCGGCGATCGGCCGGCTGCGGTCGGCGGGGGACGACACCGTCACCGCGCTGATCGGCCTGGTGAGCTCGCTGGCCCTGGTCGCCGCGGCCCTGTGGCTGGAGAGCAGCTGCCGGGTCCCGCCGGGCTCCACCGACGACGAGCCCCACGGGGCCCCCAGCAGCTGA
- a CDS encoding ATP-binding cassette domain-containing protein has product MDATAHTPPPATASGDAVEIRLEGVSKVYADGTVGVAELDLTFAAGELTVLVGPSGCGKTTTMKMINRIIEPTTGRILLAGEDVTRADPDQLRRRIGYVIQSVGLFPHQTVRANVGTVPRLLGWDKQRIRARVDELLETVGLDPAVHGDRYPASLSGGQRQRAGVARALAADPPVLLMDEPFSAVDPVVRERLQAEFLRLQDRVRKTIVFVTHDIEEAVRIGDRIAVMSEGGRVEQFATPATLLGRPANEFVADFVGADRGLKRLAVTGIDTADLERPPVVHRADGLADARSVLEATGARWAVVLDDAGNLHGWLSLDRAGGSGTVGSAARRMDAWVPREASLKTAFATMLQHEAGWVAVLDGDHFLGVLTPESLHSALRRSVEGAVPETAGAV; this is encoded by the coding sequence GTGGACGCTACTGCGCACACTCCCCCGCCGGCGACCGCGTCGGGCGACGCCGTGGAGATCCGGCTGGAGGGCGTGAGCAAGGTCTACGCCGACGGCACCGTGGGGGTCGCGGAGCTCGACCTGACCTTCGCCGCCGGGGAGCTGACCGTGCTCGTCGGGCCCTCGGGCTGCGGCAAGACGACCACCATGAAGATGATCAACCGGATCATCGAGCCCACGACCGGCCGCATCCTCCTCGCCGGCGAGGACGTCACCCGCGCCGACCCCGACCAGCTGCGCCGCCGGATCGGCTACGTCATCCAGAGCGTCGGGCTCTTCCCGCACCAGACGGTGCGCGCGAACGTCGGCACCGTCCCGCGGCTGCTGGGGTGGGACAAGCAGCGGATCCGGGCGCGGGTCGACGAGCTGCTCGAGACCGTGGGTCTCGACCCCGCCGTCCACGGCGACCGCTACCCGGCGTCCCTCTCCGGAGGGCAGCGGCAGCGGGCCGGCGTCGCGCGGGCCCTGGCCGCCGACCCCCCGGTGCTGCTGATGGACGAGCCGTTCTCCGCGGTCGACCCGGTGGTCCGCGAGCGGCTGCAGGCGGAGTTCCTCCGGCTGCAGGATCGGGTGCGCAAGACCATCGTGTTCGTCACCCACGACATCGAGGAGGCCGTGCGGATCGGCGACCGCATCGCGGTGATGAGCGAGGGCGGCCGGGTCGAGCAGTTCGCCACGCCCGCCACGCTGCTCGGCCGGCCGGCCAACGAGTTCGTCGCCGACTTCGTGGGCGCCGACCGCGGGCTCAAGCGGCTCGCGGTCACCGGTATCGACACCGCCGACCTCGAGCGGCCGCCGGTCGTGCACCGGGCCGACGGCCTGGCCGACGCCCGGTCGGTCCTGGAGGCCACCGGCGCCCGCTGGGCCGTCGTCCTCGACGACGCGGGGAACCTGCACGGCTGGCTGTCGCTGGACCGGGCAGGCGGCTCGGGCACGGTCGGCTCGGCGGCCCGGCGGATGGACGCCTGGGTGCCGCGGGAGGCCTCCCTGAAGACGGCGTTCGCCACGATGCTGCAGCACGAGGCCGGCTGGGTGGCCGTGCTCGACGGCGACCACTTCCTCGGCGTCCTCACGCCGGAGTCGCTGCACTCGGCACTGCGCCGCTCGGTCGAGGGCGCCGTCCCGGAGACGGCCGGCGCGGTCTGA
- a CDS encoding ABC transporter permease subunit has translation MLSAGAATSAPGRVLAADEAPNPWFDASYVVENWDTIVRYLDEHVRLTIGAVVLGALIALPLALLARRTRWLAGPVLGLSAAVYTIPSLAMFAFVFPFTGLSATTVLIGLVVYSLVILVRNFLTGLQSVPPDVREAARGMGYGPVRLFWQIDLPLALPAFMAGLRIATVSTVALVTVGVLVGHGGLGQLIFGGFNANFYRAAIVTGTVGCVLLALVADVLLAGVERLVTPWARVGA, from the coding sequence GTGCTGAGCGCCGGAGCTGCGACGTCCGCGCCCGGTCGGGTGCTGGCCGCGGACGAGGCGCCGAACCCGTGGTTCGACGCGTCCTACGTGGTCGAGAACTGGGACACCATTGTGCGGTACCTGGACGAGCACGTCAGGCTGACGATCGGTGCGGTCGTCCTCGGGGCGCTCATCGCCCTCCCGCTGGCCCTGCTCGCCCGCCGCACGCGCTGGCTGGCCGGCCCGGTGCTGGGGCTGTCCGCCGCCGTCTACACGATCCCGTCCCTGGCGATGTTCGCGTTCGTCTTCCCGTTCACCGGTCTCTCGGCGACGACGGTGCTGATCGGGCTGGTGGTGTACTCCCTGGTCATCCTGGTGCGGAACTTCCTGACCGGCCTGCAGTCGGTCCCGCCCGACGTGCGCGAGGCCGCCCGCGGCATGGGCTACGGCCCCGTCCGGCTGTTCTGGCAGATCGACCTGCCCCTCGCGCTGCCGGCGTTCATGGCCGGCCTGCGGATCGCGACGGTCTCCACGGTGGCGCTGGTGACGGTGGGCGTGCTCGTGGGCCACGGTGGGCTCGGGCAGCTGATCTTCGGCGGCTTCAACGCGAACTTCTACCGGGCCGCGATCGTCACCGGCACCGTCGGCTGCGTGCTGCTCGCCCTGGTCGCCGACGTGCTGCTCGCCGGGGTGGAGCGGCTGGTCACGCCGTGGGCGCGGGTGGGCGCGTGA
- a CDS encoding ABC transporter permease subunit gives MNAFGEALVYLNDPLNWTRRGGILHLLVEHLTISAVAVLAALVVAVPVGIALGSAGRGRGVVVVLSNVSRAVPTLALLTLFAVSPIGFGARATTIALAVFAVPPILTNTYVGFRGVDADVREAARGMGLSRGQVIRRVEFPLALPLVMTGVRTAAVQVVATAALAALVAGGGLGRIVALGFGQQDYGQIIAGALLIAALALLTEVALVVLTWAVRPGPRRIPFPPRRRRPAEPAAAAMRV, from the coding sequence GTGAACGCCTTCGGCGAGGCGCTCGTCTACCTCAACGACCCGCTCAACTGGACCCGCCGGGGCGGCATCCTCCACCTGCTCGTCGAGCACCTCACGATCTCCGCGGTGGCGGTGCTGGCGGCGCTCGTCGTGGCGGTGCCCGTGGGCATCGCGCTCGGCAGCGCCGGCCGCGGACGTGGCGTGGTCGTGGTGCTGTCCAACGTCAGCCGGGCCGTGCCCACCCTGGCGCTGCTGACCCTGTTCGCCGTGAGCCCGATCGGCTTCGGCGCCCGGGCCACCACCATCGCGCTCGCGGTCTTCGCCGTCCCGCCGATCCTCACCAACACCTACGTCGGGTTCCGGGGGGTCGACGCCGACGTCCGGGAGGCGGCCCGGGGGATGGGCCTGAGCCGGGGGCAGGTGATCCGCCGGGTCGAGTTCCCGCTGGCGCTCCCGCTGGTCATGACCGGGGTGCGGACGGCGGCGGTGCAGGTCGTCGCGACGGCGGCGCTGGCCGCGCTCGTCGCCGGCGGTGGCCTGGGCCGGATCGTCGCGCTCGGCTTCGGGCAGCAGGACTACGGCCAGATCATCGCCGGTGCACTTCTCATCGCCGCGCTGGCGCTGCTCACCGAGGTGGCCCTGGTGGTGCTCACCTGGGCCGTCAGGCCCGGGCCGCGCCGGATCCCGTTCCCGCCCCGCCGACGACGCCCGGCCGAACCCGCCGCGGCCGCGATGCGGGTCTGA
- a CDS encoding glycine betaine ABC transporter substrate-binding protein, translated as MRARTRLITSLAFAVALTAACGESGSSGTSGGGGGGGGTAASGDACAPIPGDQLVVLEDDQNLQNADNIIPAVNAETAQANPALLPNLNQVSAELTTDELIEMNAAVEVQRESAEDVAAAWVVENIDDGSLEQGSGAITVGGANFPESSILANIYADVLQKAGFDATVQEVGNRELYLQALQAGDIDVFPEYLATVTETLEGDVATVVASGDVEETVAALEPLAAEAGLVFGEPSEAADQNAFAVTQAFADELGVSTLSELAEACDDGSLILGGPAECPERPYCQPGLEETYGLEFAEFRTLDTGGPLTRAAIERGEISLGLVFSSAGFLAEG; from the coding sequence ATGCGTGCACGCACACGGCTCATCACTTCCCTCGCGTTCGCGGTCGCGCTGACCGCGGCCTGCGGGGAGTCCGGCTCCTCGGGCACCAGCGGGGGAGGGGGAGGGGGCGGCGGCACCGCCGCGTCGGGCGACGCCTGCGCCCCGATCCCCGGTGACCAGCTGGTGGTCCTCGAGGACGACCAGAACCTGCAGAACGCCGACAACATCATCCCCGCGGTCAACGCCGAGACCGCCCAGGCCAACCCGGCGCTGCTGCCGAACCTGAACCAGGTGTCGGCCGAGCTGACCACCGACGAGCTGATCGAGATGAACGCGGCCGTCGAGGTGCAGCGGGAGAGCGCCGAGGACGTCGCCGCCGCCTGGGTCGTGGAGAACATCGACGACGGCAGCCTCGAGCAGGGCAGCGGCGCGATCACGGTCGGCGGGGCCAACTTCCCCGAGTCGTCGATCCTGGCCAACATCTACGCGGACGTGCTGCAGAAGGCCGGGTTCGACGCGACCGTCCAGGAGGTCGGCAACCGCGAGCTGTACCTGCAGGCGCTGCAGGCGGGGGACATCGACGTCTTCCCGGAGTACCTCGCCACGGTGACCGAGACCCTGGAGGGCGACGTGGCCACGGTGGTCGCGTCCGGTGACGTCGAGGAGACGGTGGCCGCCCTGGAGCCGCTCGCCGCCGAGGCCGGGCTGGTCTTCGGCGAGCCGTCGGAGGCCGCCGACCAGAACGCCTTCGCGGTCACCCAGGCGTTCGCCGACGAGCTGGGGGTCAGCACCCTCTCCGAGCTGGCCGAGGCCTGCGACGACGGCTCGCTGATCCTCGGGGGGCCGGCCGAGTGCCCGGAGCGGCCGTACTGCCAGCCGGGCCTGGAGGAGACCTACGGCCTGGAGTTCGCCGAGTTCCGCACGCTGGACACCGGCGGCCCGCTGACCCGCGCCGCCATCGAGCGCGGCGAGATCTCGTTGGGCCTCGTCTTCAGCTCGGCCGGCTTCCTCGCCGAGGGCTGA